ctgtataatatcatcaaatttgtttttaaatgcatttccctttttaaaagtaactaatgAATGGCCACTACTCACTGGTCAGAAACTCTTTTCTAAGGGCCCCTGTATCAATCCCCACCTCTCCAAGGAATTTGATCCGCAAGGGATTAATTGGTGTAGCCTTTTTGTTGCGCTTCCATAACTTCAGACCTCTTTCAAACATATTATCTCGAGACACACAGAGCTCAAAGGTCTTGCTGGTATCCACTTTTGATTTGAGCCACATGATCACATCTTcctcactgtttaaaaaaataccacaTCTGAATAACCCTCTCATTGTATACAAATACAGTAAGGTAGAGGTctcaccaaaattaaaattcaaccATTATCTAGGCacccaaataaaatatttacttgaaatattttaGAGGAAGGGGATATACCAATAATTTTGGTTTTTGCATGTTTAGAGTTATTTAttggaaaggcaacaggatgttgtaaatcaactcctagcaccacagtctgaagcaagataaccgaCCAACtgtttcacagaacagctttcaacattaacaccattagaacaattattgacaatttcaattcagagaagagattgtcaaatttgggacAAGTAAtgaagattgatggtcaaagagatgcacagcctgaccatcacatgtaaacccatgagagtaaacaagatcgttggattgacttcccccacctagcagaaccagactgaaattcctaaggggaccttttaacctctggtctccacacagaacatccttatgtcagagaatggcacaggaactgtcgtttatagatgtagttgcaccaagatgaacacaaaaagacttctaaaggaatatcagtccattgcttaactccatattcatttatgaaatcatgtttctaatcacttattgtgtgtctttttaataactattgaatagtttaagtattcatattcatgtttagtatgtgtgtgttcgaatcttcttgcttgaaacgtttctgaccatcagttatttgtcaaatgtatcatattcttatcataggaatcatgtccaaaattataccctgcaagagcggggaaATTCGGACCacatgattgataagataacatatgatttatgaatgggtaggacaaacatcgcaacaccccgagcaaagacaatatctaattggtcaagacaacatttgaggtgtggccaaaatgccagtttaaatactcaggacaccatcaaattttgcttttagcctgctttttgcttttgctttttagctttggcatttcagatgtttattttagtcatgctttgtcatcacttttagcgttcttcgagcgccgttccagcgtgcttcggcctgcacgcctgctgctacttagccacgatgagaagaaacaccacctagtctcgtcaaactttacttctattcttttactttagtttcttttcttttccgtttgagagtttcgtgttctgagttaagttttgtaacgcagtgtctccgagtctgacctcgagtgcccgttcaacttcatccagcccacaactccgcatcgtcagacgacgcccaaccacgggcttcccaagacgtcacttcaacgactactgaacttccagccaatcagcaacctcgggaaacccccttttcatgacaacaaagggaacccctttacacaggcaacgcaagtaacgtacctccagactctcatctgtactggtgtatctaatataattttaacctcattgaggaactcaatgcgagggttaattaagtgattgatggttgttcatgtctatgcaatttcacgtattgctgtaaacttgggatttcacattttcattcttttaaactcattctttcctaactttctatcttcctgcaacttgtgtgaatgtgtgagtgcgtgtgcttatgtgttagattagtttatatgtcttagatttatctaataaagccttattcatattgaaaagagaagtatcttgtgttttgtgcttacaagttaatgtcttaaactgccgatcttgctactttgctaattaatagtgttttcactatagtTTGGATATTAATAGCCAGTGCAGATTTAATGTTaattacaagttaatgtcttaaactgccgatcttgttactatGCTAATTaccagtgattctgttcaaattccctttaaaatcttaaatgattccctttgagctaaattgacctgtttcccttacattgtGTCCATGGAAAGGCAGGTTAAGGCAGTTCCATTCGCACAAGGGTGTCTAGATAATgggtgcattttcattttggagtgaacaaTCCCTTACAAGCTACATGAATAAAAACTCAGACTTACCATGAGATATCATCTGTCTCAGTATGGAGTTCCCTCTCAGGTGAGGTTGTGTCCTCAGTTCTATAAGAATAAAGGCATTAATGTATTTACAAATCCAGTCCATATCAGCTATCCCCATATcattcaacaaaaataataaaataattaaagcaatacaTACAACATCCTGAGTGCACACAGCAAGACACCCCCACCCCTCTCCCCGCAGAAGAAGACAGAGCTTGAAGAAATAGGTAACCATTACCTTTGGCCACAATGGCTAGCATGTTCCTCGATAAGCAGGACTGGGAAGGATATGCCACATATAGGACACTGGACATCCCCTTTCTGAATGGACAGAGAGACACTGTATTTATCTCTGTGAAGAAATTCTAGTGTCTTGCGACTTACAATCACAGGACAGTTCAGTACAAACAAAAGGAATAAATACAAGGCATTAACATCTCCTACATAGGAGACAACTTTTCAAAAAGGGTTAGATATGTAACAGTTACTCCACCTGCTGAGGGCAGTGGTCCTCTTTAGTCGTCTGCACTGGCACTGGAGTTTGCAAAACTTCAGGAAATTGGACATCATCGTCGTCATCAGAGATAATCTATAAGATTAAAGCACATTTCAAGTTTAAGATATCCATACACAGTTAATTTTAGACATTTAATATCCCAAATTCTAGAAAAAAAGTTCACCTCCAAGTCTGGGCTGGTGTGGCTAGCACATTTACGGTCATGTAGAGCCAACATTTGGAGAGGCATCTCTGCAAAACAGTGCTTGCAGCTGGCCTTGGGCATCAAAGCAAACTCTGGAGCGTTTGCTGGGAGTGGTGAGAGATCCAGCTCATCCTGAAGAGGCACTATGTAAAGAGTGCCTTTCCCACCACCTGAAACTTTCCGGAGCATCGCACCAGTGTAGCCCTCAGCCTCCAAGGGGATTGCGGACATTTTTCTCCTCCCATTTCCACCTGGTAAAATTAAACATGATTGAAAAAATGGATATGTGgaataacaaataatatagcATTTATATAGTGTTCCATCAATAAGAAGTTTGAGGTGCTCAAGACGAGGGGGGTGGCACATCACAACCAATGTGTAGCTCCCACCTGGATGAACGCTCACCACACATTAGCTAGTGATGAGGTGAAGGAAAGGTAATAAGGGAGTTGAGGACCCAGATGTATGTTACCATTCTCTGTTGCATTACCTATTTTTCATAAATGAAGTGtcaatttaagtatttttacattACCTCCTGCTTTGTAAAGCAGCCACCGGTCCTGCAGCTCCACCATTTTTGGGTAGGTGGCCTGCAATAGCCTTGAcaactacataataaataaaatattatttagacaGCGACTGAATTTAGTTAAACAGTGAGGACATTTTCAATGTCACCCTGAACACAGTGTCCACATTAAAGGGACAAAAATGATATTTACTActacacaactacaatgtgatcaCTTCTGCATACCTCTACATGCGTTAGATCACGGTCAAGAGAAACCGTCCTCTTTCCCAATCCAGCCTGCATGAAGGCCAGTTCATCTGATGGAAGTGGAGTCAGTTCGTCATTGGACGAAAGTAGAAAAATGCTCAAATAAAAAGGTTTCCATTTTTTGTTACTCATTGATGCGAAGCGGCATGATACACTGGTTGATGGCCGTTTTCTACCATTCTGGAACAATCCAGGGAAGGACCTGTATAATtgaaaaaacaatgattaaagGTACTTCagacattactaaaaaaaaacaataaaaactgactTAACCACCTACAGCTTAGCGCTTTTGCCGCCagcgtttaaaaaaaattgccaacATACAAATATATCAAATGAAAGAACAGACCCTCTgatatcaaacaaacaataaacaaacaaacaaaatgggaaaaaaaaaacatttcatcctctatatatatatatatatatatatatatatatatatatatgaatatatatatatatataacctctcttaaaatggctatttttattcaaaaatacaaaattttaagcaaaaagctgatgaaatgatcacattcatctaaaCAAAACAATTGGTTTCaccaaccactcaaaaccaaaataaatagtGTTCCAACCAATCACTGACCCCCTGTCTGCGGAGCTAGCGGATTGTTATgaaagattagatgaatgtgatcatttatgtTTGGGCCTGAAATCACTGTTACAACCTTTAATCAAATCGTTTTTTTTGCTTCAGTTATTTATAAATTGGGTAAGAGCACCATCTAGCAGATAAAAGCGGTTACTTTTATCCACTTAAAATTTATTACAGCTTACCATTTAAACTTGTCAGAAAAGGGTCTTTATCAGGTAAATATTTACTCATAAttgacgagataactcgt
The Cyprinus carpio isolate SPL01 chromosome B14, ASM1834038v1, whole genome shotgun sequence DNA segment above includes these coding regions:
- the LOC109052859 gene encoding uncharacterized protein LOC109052859 encodes the protein MANSSRPTGSQIERSSVQYEMARSFPGLFQNGRKRPSTSVSCRFASMSNKKWKPFYLSIFLLSSNDELTPLPSDELAFMQAGLGKRTVSLDRDLTHVELSRLLQATYPKMVELQDRWLLYKAGGGNGRRKMSAIPLEAEGYTGAMLRKVSGGGKGTLYIVPLQDELDLSPLPANAPEFALMPKASCKHCFAEMPLQMLALHDRKCASHTSPDLEIISDDDDDVQFPEVLQTPVPVQTTKEDHCPQQKGDVQCPICGISFPVLLIEEHASHCGQRTEDTTSPERELHTETDDISCEEDVIMWLKSKVDTSKTFELCVSRDNMFERGLKLWKRNKKATPINPLRIKFLGEVGIDTGALRKEFLTTMVSGIEQRLFEGVKSKMPNYSVNDFDEELFRIAGEIFATSIAQGGPAPRFLQRWCYNFLVSGKLSLDQVLDPSLSPLITTVF